Proteins encoded by one window of Halobacteriovorax sp. GB3:
- a CDS encoding ABC transporter permease encodes MFSHFQRYFVSHIFNARTRQRLLILAITGLFLSSFALLVLQSTMGGLQRNRISRSKAIFGHATVHVTTTNRDAIRRLNELIMPLSNKGVDISREYVIELLLQHGGYLAPVIVHGISDDSYRQSFLGERDFEGTLVPSELSYKLRLREGSEFQLISPSHTDTFFGEIPRMAQTQVQERIITDDPEVDAAHVWTRLSLIQNLIKKDVVNTFRLFGEYNYRSLKESIEKEFKEKAYLQTWEEKNQNLVWALNLENAVMIFLFIGMTLLVSLCITSGLMIFFGHIKLDLASFWIQGASKRTIYRSTSKAIHFISFCAIVAGLGGAIIFLELFDQFGPEIMPDVFVDRKIPVAMTGRGVGISFFVPFLISWVFVEISILSFKRENNYLDFIRSLGR; translated from the coding sequence ATGTTTTCTCACTTTCAACGATACTTCGTTTCTCATATTTTCAATGCTAGAACACGCCAGCGATTGCTTATCTTAGCAATCACTGGCCTGTTTCTTTCTAGCTTCGCCCTGTTGGTCTTACAATCAACAATGGGTGGTCTTCAAAGAAATCGTATTAGTCGTTCTAAAGCGATTTTTGGCCATGCCACTGTCCATGTCACTACAACGAACCGTGATGCTATAAGGCGCTTAAATGAGCTTATCATGCCCTTAAGCAATAAGGGGGTCGACATTAGTCGTGAGTATGTCATTGAGCTTCTTTTGCAACATGGAGGCTATCTTGCTCCGGTTATTGTACATGGAATTTCTGATGATTCTTACCGCCAGAGTTTTCTTGGAGAGAGAGATTTCGAAGGGACGCTTGTCCCAAGTGAGCTCTCCTATAAGTTAAGACTTCGTGAGGGGAGTGAGTTTCAACTAATTTCACCTTCTCATACTGATACATTTTTTGGTGAAATTCCACGTATGGCACAAACTCAAGTACAGGAGAGAATCATTACCGATGATCCTGAAGTTGATGCTGCCCACGTTTGGACGAGACTCTCGCTCATTCAAAACCTTATTAAAAAGGATGTCGTCAATACTTTTCGTTTGTTTGGAGAGTATAATTACCGTTCTTTAAAAGAGAGTATTGAAAAAGAGTTCAAAGAAAAGGCCTACCTGCAAACTTGGGAAGAAAAAAATCAGAACTTAGTATGGGCACTTAATCTAGAAAATGCCGTGATGATCTTTCTCTTTATTGGAATGACTCTACTCGTTTCACTTTGTATCACCAGTGGTCTTATGATTTTCTTTGGTCACATTAAGCTCGATCTTGCGAGTTTTTGGATTCAAGGGGCCTCAAAGAGAACGATTTATCGTTCAACGTCAAAGGCGATCCATTTTATTAGTTTTTGCGCAATTGTCGCTGGCCTTGGTGGAGCAATTATTTTTCTGGAGCTCTTCGATCAATTTGGACCAGAAATCATGCCAGATGTTTTTGTCGATCGAAAGATTCCTGTGGCCATGACGGGCAGAGGGGTAGGTATTTCCTTTTTCGTTCCCTTTCTCATCTCTTGGGTCTTTGTTGAAATTTCAATTCTATCTTTTAAGAGAGAGAATAATTATCTCGATTTTATACGCTCATTGGGACGTTAA
- a CDS encoding DNA cytosine methyltransferase produces MVKKLNFIDIFSGAGGLSCGLEQAGLKCVLGVDANKHAMETFALNHKHANVYCGDIKKLTKNKLFDLIDNKEVHVVVGGPPCQGFSTVGLGDPKDTRNTLFKEFVRIVRETNPYYVVIENVTGLLAKKNEKTLRAIFQQFHKLGYNLDVRVMSAEQYGVPEKRRRTIIIGSRLNTEIDFPKKTHDTIIAKTFRPAITVGDALKDIATKKGEIINHDLELAELKSKLDKKRLKRIPDGAGIRYEKDEKKYFTPSLKLGVDWKTLPENRFRQTKYQRLNSKAPSPTIMTHRHSYFHPTEHRYLTQREAARLQSFPNDFVFAGPISAQWRQIGNAVPPEMAKCIGKSLVKMYKQSLKKKDLVTDNKRKTVNQTIRSVREKAFVYRT; encoded by the coding sequence ATGGTCAAGAAATTGAACTTTATCGATATTTTTTCTGGAGCAGGTGGCCTGTCTTGTGGACTTGAACAAGCTGGTCTTAAATGTGTTCTTGGCGTCGATGCAAACAAGCATGCCATGGAAACTTTTGCTCTTAACCATAAACATGCCAACGTCTATTGCGGAGATATCAAAAAGCTTACAAAAAATAAGCTCTTTGATCTTATCGATAATAAAGAAGTACACGTCGTCGTTGGAGGGCCTCCATGCCAAGGATTTTCTACTGTTGGCCTTGGTGATCCAAAAGATACAAGAAACACACTCTTTAAAGAGTTCGTTCGCATCGTAAGAGAAACCAATCCTTACTACGTTGTCATTGAAAACGTAACAGGACTACTTGCTAAGAAAAATGAGAAAACGCTAAGAGCGATCTTCCAGCAATTTCATAAATTAGGTTACAACCTTGATGTTCGCGTTATGTCTGCTGAGCAATATGGTGTTCCTGAAAAAAGAAGAAGAACGATTATTATTGGTTCACGCCTAAATACTGAGATCGATTTTCCAAAGAAGACTCACGATACAATCATCGCAAAAACTTTTAGACCGGCCATAACTGTTGGTGATGCTCTTAAAGACATCGCAACAAAAAAAGGCGAGATCATTAACCACGATCTCGAACTTGCTGAGTTAAAGTCAAAACTCGATAAGAAAAGACTAAAAAGAATCCCAGATGGTGCAGGAATTCGTTACGAAAAAGACGAAAAGAAATACTTCACTCCATCACTAAAGCTTGGTGTTGATTGGAAAACTCTTCCAGAGAATCGTTTCCGCCAAACAAAGTACCAAAGACTGAACTCAAAGGCCCCAAGCCCTACAATCATGACTCACCGTCATAGTTACTTCCATCCAACTGAGCACCGCTACCTTACTCAAAGAGAAGCAGCTCGCTTACAAAGCTTTCCAAATGACTTTGTCTTTGCGGGACCAATCTCTGCCCAGTGGCGCCAAATTGGAAATGCCGTACCTCCAGAGATGGCCAAGTGTATTGGAAAAAGTCTTGTTAAAATGTACAAACAATCTTTGAAGAAAAAAGATTTGGTTACCGATAATAAAAGAAAAACTGTCAACCAAACAATTAGGAGTGTTCGTGAGAAGGCCTTTGTCTATCGCACTTAA
- a CDS encoding thiolase family protein, translated as MSFRPVYIVEAVRTPQAKAGTDLKDVQAPFLGAYLVRNMMDNTDIPLDQIDEVIFGNTGTPAKYPNIGRVIALEAGLHKKTSGYSVHRNCASGLEAVSQAFLKVASGRSDIIVAGGVESMSNMPLIYSKEMTELFVKIMKARTVSDKLKAISTFRPPFLSPIVAIEQGLTDPFCGLNMGQTAELLARELGITRAQQDEYANNSHHKAIKAMNEGRFDDEIVPLAYGHKLSKLLTRDSGPRENSTIEGLAKMRPYFEKKSGTVTVGNACPITDGGSALLFVSEEALKKYNLTPMARVVDYHFHGLEPERMGMGPLHAMDGVFKRANMTLDQMDLVEINEAFAAQIIAVRKGMTDRAVADKFGIDTLWGEIPDEKLNVNGGAIALGHPVGSTGSRLVVTLAHELKKRKAGFGVASLCIGGGQGGAIIIENLVK; from the coding sequence ATGTCGTTTAGACCTGTGTACATAGTCGAAGCCGTGCGTACGCCTCAGGCCAAGGCCGGAACTGACTTGAAGGATGTACAAGCACCATTTCTTGGGGCTTACCTCGTCCGCAATATGATGGACAATACTGATATCCCGCTTGACCAAATTGATGAAGTTATCTTTGGAAACACAGGGACTCCTGCAAAATATCCAAATATTGGAAGGGTAATCGCCCTTGAAGCTGGACTTCACAAGAAAACTAGTGGCTATTCTGTTCATAGAAACTGCGCTTCTGGTCTTGAGGCCGTAAGCCAAGCCTTTTTAAAGGTTGCAAGTGGACGCAGTGATATCATCGTAGCCGGTGGTGTTGAGTCGATGTCCAATATGCCTCTCATATACTCAAAAGAGATGACAGAGCTTTTTGTTAAAATCATGAAAGCTAGAACAGTAAGCGATAAGCTTAAGGCCATCTCGACTTTTAGACCTCCATTTCTTTCGCCAATCGTGGCCATTGAGCAGGGGCTAACAGATCCTTTTTGTGGTTTAAATATGGGGCAAACTGCTGAACTTCTTGCAAGAGAGCTCGGTATCACAAGAGCGCAACAAGATGAGTATGCGAATAACTCTCACCATAAAGCAATTAAGGCCATGAACGAAGGTCGTTTTGACGATGAGATCGTTCCTCTTGCTTACGGTCACAAACTCTCAAAGCTACTTACTCGCGATAGTGGACCGAGAGAGAACTCGACGATTGAAGGGCTTGCTAAGATGAGACCTTATTTTGAGAAAAAATCGGGAACAGTGACTGTTGGGAATGCTTGTCCGATTACTGATGGTGGTTCAGCACTTCTCTTTGTTTCTGAGGAAGCACTTAAAAAATACAACCTCACTCCAATGGCAAGAGTTGTCGATTACCACTTCCATGGTTTAGAGCCTGAGAGAATGGGAATGGGGCCACTTCATGCAATGGATGGAGTTTTTAAAAGAGCGAACATGACTCTTGATCAAATGGACTTAGTTGAAATTAACGAAGCCTTCGCGGCCCAGATCATTGCCGTTAGAAAGGGAATGACTGATAGAGCTGTTGCTGACAAATTTGGAATTGACACTCTTTGGGGAGAGATTCCAGATGAGAAGCTTAATGTTAATGGTGGAGCAATTGCTCTTGGACACCCTGTCGGTTCAACGGGATCTCGTCTTGTGGTAACTCTTGCTCATGAGCTTAAAAAGAGAAAGGCCGGATTTGGTGTAGCTTCACTTTGTATTGGTGGTGGTCAAGGTGGTGCCATCATTATTGAGAACCTCGTTAAGTAA
- a CDS encoding 3-hydroxyacyl-CoA dehydrogenase NAD-binding domain-containing protein, with the protein MSYKRISFEIEDRKALIGFGYNCDKSMTTLDEESMGELRDIIEELHAKKKDLDGAIFFSHKDRCFLAGADINLIAGMKTESDGAYGAEQGQNIYNRLEDLSIPTVACVNGICLGGGTEFILACNSVIASDAKGTMMGLPEVKLGLIPGFGGTYRMPKKIGLPKALDLILSGRTVNGKKAKRLGLVDEVYPKERLVEQASKHFVKKAKKGGLKESLESMASDNFLSKKIIFQKARENVLKKTKGFYQAPLKILDVMEAGMMKGRSSYLASEAQAFGELCVGEQSKNLQHIFFMTEKVKKYSGPESSADVPKLSRGGVLGAGTMGGGIAWLMAQSNMAPIMKDLNVDALELGLKQSSSNFMGAVKRKKMSFDDFERKQRSICPQTDYRGFNKIDLLIEAIVENMDIKKKVFAETEKYMRDDALLTSNTSSLSVQEMASALEKPERFAGLHFFNPVHRMPLVEIITHDKVAPETLESLYNWVLKSKKTPVIVKDGPGFLVNRILMPYMNEAGFLLEEGVSIKDIEDACLNFGMPMGPCRLLDEVGIDVGEKVAKIIYDGLGERAKSSGVSKTLVEKGLLGRKTNKGFYNYDEKGKEDGFNDEAMALLPKASKKMSETEIQMRIFLPMINEASTVLEDGIVQSADDVDLGLIFGIGFPPFRGGLLRYADSEGLDRIVEALAKYAESVDKDRYGASDLLKKLAAEKKKFYEMN; encoded by the coding sequence ATGAGTTATAAAAGAATTAGTTTTGAAATTGAAGATAGAAAGGCCTTAATCGGCTTTGGTTATAACTGTGATAAATCAATGACAACTCTTGATGAGGAGTCAATGGGTGAGCTTCGCGATATTATCGAAGAGCTACACGCAAAAAAGAAAGACCTTGATGGGGCGATTTTCTTTTCTCATAAAGATCGCTGCTTTCTTGCTGGTGCCGATATCAACCTTATTGCTGGAATGAAAACTGAAAGTGATGGGGCCTATGGAGCTGAGCAAGGACAAAATATTTACAACCGTCTAGAGGACCTTTCAATTCCTACTGTTGCTTGTGTTAATGGAATTTGTCTTGGTGGGGGAACTGAGTTTATCCTTGCCTGTAATTCTGTGATCGCATCAGATGCTAAGGGAACGATGATGGGACTTCCTGAAGTGAAGTTGGGACTTATTCCTGGTTTTGGTGGAACATATCGTATGCCTAAGAAGATTGGTCTTCCAAAGGCCCTCGATCTAATTCTTTCTGGTCGAACAGTTAATGGTAAAAAGGCCAAGAGACTTGGTCTTGTCGATGAAGTTTATCCAAAGGAGAGACTTGTTGAGCAAGCCTCAAAGCACTTTGTTAAGAAAGCAAAAAAAGGTGGTTTAAAAGAATCACTTGAATCAATGGCCTCTGATAATTTTCTTTCAAAGAAAATTATTTTTCAAAAGGCGCGTGAAAATGTTTTAAAAAAGACAAAAGGTTTTTACCAAGCACCTCTTAAAATTCTCGATGTTATGGAAGCGGGAATGATGAAGGGAAGATCGAGCTACCTTGCTAGTGAGGCCCAAGCGTTTGGTGAGCTTTGTGTTGGAGAACAATCTAAAAACCTTCAGCATATTTTCTTTATGACTGAAAAAGTAAAAAAATACTCTGGTCCAGAGTCGAGTGCCGATGTTCCTAAACTATCACGTGGTGGTGTTCTTGGTGCAGGTACAATGGGTGGTGGTATTGCTTGGCTCATGGCCCAAAGTAATATGGCACCAATCATGAAAGATCTCAATGTCGATGCTCTTGAGCTTGGACTTAAGCAGTCTTCTTCAAATTTTATGGGAGCTGTTAAGAGAAAGAAAATGAGCTTTGATGATTTTGAAAGAAAGCAAAGATCTATTTGTCCACAAACTGATTATCGTGGATTTAATAAGATTGATCTTCTTATTGAGGCCATCGTTGAAAACATGGATATCAAAAAGAAAGTCTTTGCTGAGACTGAAAAGTACATGAGAGATGATGCTCTTTTAACTTCAAATACATCTTCTCTTTCAGTGCAAGAAATGGCCTCTGCTCTAGAAAAGCCAGAGCGCTTTGCAGGTCTTCACTTTTTTAACCCTGTTCACAGAATGCCACTTGTTGAGATTATCACTCACGACAAAGTTGCTCCTGAGACTTTAGAGTCACTCTATAATTGGGTTTTAAAATCAAAGAAAACACCTGTTATTGTTAAAGATGGCCCAGGTTTTCTCGTTAACAGAATCCTTATGCCTTATATGAATGAAGCAGGTTTTCTTCTTGAAGAAGGTGTTTCAATCAAAGATATCGAAGATGCATGTCTCAACTTTGGTATGCCAATGGGTCCATGTCGTCTACTCGATGAAGTTGGAATCGATGTTGGTGAAAAAGTTGCAAAAATTATTTACGATGGTCTTGGAGAGCGTGCCAAATCAAGTGGTGTTTCTAAGACTCTTGTAGAAAAAGGTCTTCTAGGTAGAAAAACAAATAAAGGTTTCTATAACTACGATGAGAAGGGAAAAGAAGACGGTTTCAATGATGAGGCCATGGCGCTTCTTCCAAAGGCATCAAAGAAGATGAGTGAAACTGAAATTCAAATGAGAATTTTTCTTCCAATGATCAATGAAGCTTCAACTGTCTTAGAAGATGGGATCGTTCAGTCGGCAGATGATGTTGATTTAGGTCTAATCTTTGGTATTGGTTTCCCTCCATTTAGAGGTGGGCTACTTCGCTATGCAGATAGTGAAGGTCTTGATCGTATCGTAGAAGCGCTAGCGAAATACGCTGAATCAGTAGATAAAGATCGTTATGGTGCAAGTGATCTATTAAAGAAACTTGCAGCTGAGAAAAAGAAATTCTACGAAATGAATTAA
- a CDS encoding M28 family metallopeptidase: MKFCFSAIILLFTMQTLAVNLKKREKNPTSVYRVKSIVTKVKEDDLIKTLRDFIKNNRPSRMVGTASHEKVASWLVEEIKRKDPNSKGLVIVDEFEPDLERAKKSYLQEFQNEIVGKFQPGDKIYQRWDSFTKNMIKRLDSFKGIKGKNVIWEKKGSKYPNEVLLLGAHYDTVIFDKKNMVVNNKGRQPGADNNGTGVSALLQMIELLSQVEIQKTIRIVFFDFQEFDFLGARAYLKKYETPLKEENFNGMVNVLMLGHDTKNEDKEKKYGNFKAYGRKGMGGPSSHDKALFDMLNVAGKKMSSHIDFEYVGNNFNTGDHLPFWENGYPAVTFTQNWESDYNSKNHHTSNDFVETINFKSFYHSFLYLSGSVISWAMELK, translated from the coding sequence ATGAAGTTTTGTTTTAGTGCAATTATTTTACTTTTTACGATGCAAACACTTGCTGTGAATCTCAAAAAGAGAGAGAAAAACCCAACATCTGTTTATCGCGTAAAAAGTATTGTTACTAAAGTAAAAGAAGATGATCTCATTAAAACACTTCGCGATTTTATTAAAAATAACAGACCTTCTCGTATGGTGGGAACGGCCAGTCATGAAAAAGTCGCTTCATGGCTAGTAGAAGAAATTAAAAGAAAAGATCCAAACTCTAAGGGCCTTGTCATAGTCGATGAATTTGAACCAGACTTGGAAAGAGCGAAAAAGAGTTATCTTCAAGAGTTTCAAAATGAAATCGTTGGCAAGTTTCAACCAGGTGATAAGATTTATCAACGATGGGATTCTTTCACGAAGAATATGATCAAGAGGTTGGATTCATTTAAGGGAATAAAGGGAAAGAACGTTATTTGGGAAAAGAAAGGTTCTAAGTATCCAAATGAAGTTCTTCTTCTTGGTGCCCATTATGACACAGTGATATTTGATAAGAAGAATATGGTTGTTAATAATAAAGGACGACAACCAGGTGCAGATAATAATGGCACAGGAGTTTCAGCTCTTTTACAAATGATTGAACTTCTCTCGCAAGTTGAGATTCAAAAAACAATTCGTATTGTCTTCTTTGATTTTCAGGAATTCGATTTTCTAGGGGCCAGGGCCTATTTAAAAAAATACGAAACACCTCTTAAAGAAGAAAATTTCAATGGTATGGTCAATGTTCTCATGCTCGGCCACGATACTAAAAATGAAGATAAAGAAAAAAAGTATGGAAATTTCAAGGCCTATGGAAGAAAGGGGATGGGTGGGCCCTCTTCGCACGATAAAGCTCTTTTTGATATGCTAAACGTTGCTGGAAAGAAAATGTCTAGTCACATCGACTTTGAATACGTTGGCAATAATTTCAATACAGGTGATCATCTTCCTTTTTGGGAAAATGGGTATCCAGCCGTGACTTTCACCCAAAACTGGGAGAGTGATTACAATAGTAAAAATCATCATACATCAAATGATTTTGTTGAAACGATTAATTTCAAAAGCTTCTATCATTCTTTTCTCTATCTCAGTGGTTCTGTCATTTCTTGGGCCATGGAGCTTAAGTAA
- a CDS encoding outer membrane beta-barrel protein produces MKVTGIRQKAAKLALLAVLAQPVMPAFAQDDLLLSETDQILNSDQIDIEGLYQKKQKRPSAADRVAKMRKELERKTNEMVDKKIEDERTKAEIKLTKQLQDAFQRGFNSMNSDSVNYGQSAVQRIENKVKPVEGEKKHKVYLSTGMTNFTGQSLDIESNLKLEGGFESEITDRFTVGIGLGYMKVDAIDIGRSSYYNSNVSYNRYKIEMNGKFQFIKDSKFRPYAGAGVAYNKSKAQYENSNYMPTTSNCSYYGYCTYNNSNYYQYDEGFSSSYLSGAVMLGSDVNFTSSFGINLEVRYDKALSSGYDKNLPQQGLSSDQGDLRNITGQIEDADQISVNAGLLYRF; encoded by the coding sequence ATGAAAGTAACAGGTATTAGACAAAAGGCCGCAAAACTTGCGCTTCTTGCAGTACTAGCACAGCCCGTTATGCCGGCATTTGCTCAGGATGATTTATTACTGAGTGAAACAGATCAAATCCTCAATTCTGACCAAATTGATATTGAAGGACTTTATCAAAAGAAACAAAAGAGACCATCTGCAGCTGATCGCGTAGCTAAAATGAGAAAAGAGCTAGAGCGTAAAACAAATGAAATGGTCGACAAGAAAATTGAAGACGAAAGAACAAAAGCTGAAATTAAGCTTACTAAGCAGCTTCAAGATGCGTTTCAAAGAGGCTTTAATTCAATGAACTCTGATTCCGTGAACTACGGACAATCAGCTGTGCAGAGAATTGAAAACAAAGTGAAGCCAGTTGAAGGTGAAAAGAAGCACAAGGTTTATCTTTCAACAGGGATGACGAACTTTACTGGTCAGTCTCTAGATATCGAAAGTAATCTTAAGCTTGAAGGTGGATTTGAATCAGAAATTACTGACAGATTCACTGTAGGAATTGGCCTTGGTTACATGAAAGTAGATGCTATTGATATTGGGCGTTCAAGTTACTACAACTCGAATGTTTCATACAATCGCTACAAGATTGAAATGAACGGAAAGTTCCAATTTATTAAAGACTCAAAGTTTAGACCATATGCTGGAGCAGGTGTTGCTTACAATAAGTCTAAAGCACAATATGAAAACTCGAACTACATGCCGACAACAAGCAACTGTAGTTACTATGGATACTGTACTTATAATAATAGCAATTATTATCAGTACGATGAGGGATTCTCATCAAGCTACCTCTCTGGAGCTGTTATGCTAGGATCTGATGTTAATTTCACATCTAGTTTTGGTATTAACCTAGAGGTTCGCTATGACAAGGCCCTATCAAGTGGGTACGATAAAAACCTACCTCAACAAGGTCTAAGCTCAGACCAAGGTGACCTGAGAAATATCACAGGTCAAATTGAAGATGCTGATCAAATCTCTGTTAACGCAGGACTACTCTACAGATTCTAA
- a CDS encoding Ppx/GppA phosphatase family protein: MRRPLSIALKFISLTAVVITLSACSTTSTKNSCIVNRAAFDMGSGSTKMVVARVNKCDLKIENLLLEAQRPIGFKQDLIDSKDNKFSNKIISAATNSLMELKAKAQSLGATEFSAMATSAFRTANNGKEVLNLLAKRTGMNLKIINQTTEARLGYLGAKNLILDKRPFIVWDIGGGSMQLSHRDEKGVWTHYLGKIASVSFKDQVLKKLFKKNNRSPNPLGKRRALKAIDLSRKAAEKVPAFFKDLKNYNIYGIGGVHYFSVRKQTGIKTKTYQQNDVYTTLLKRSKLNDRQIGGPYAQTDVTNLALVLGHMQKMNIAKVKTLKVNMAHGLLLHNQSW, translated from the coding sequence GTGAGAAGGCCTTTGTCTATCGCACTTAAATTTATCTCTCTAACGGCTGTTGTCATCACTCTTAGTGCTTGTTCAACAACATCGACAAAAAATAGCTGTATCGTCAATCGTGCGGCCTTTGACATGGGTTCAGGCTCAACGAAGATGGTCGTAGCAAGAGTGAATAAATGTGATCTAAAAATCGAAAACCTACTTTTAGAGGCCCAAAGACCGATTGGCTTCAAGCAGGATCTTATCGATTCAAAAGACAATAAGTTTTCAAACAAGATTATCTCTGCCGCTACAAATTCACTCATGGAATTAAAAGCGAAGGCCCAATCACTTGGTGCCACAGAGTTTTCGGCCATGGCCACATCGGCCTTTAGAACGGCCAATAACGGTAAAGAAGTCCTCAATCTTTTGGCAAAAAGAACGGGAATGAATCTCAAAATTATTAATCAAACAACAGAAGCTCGTCTTGGATACTTAGGTGCGAAAAACCTTATCCTCGATAAGAGACCATTTATTGTTTGGGATATTGGTGGAGGTTCTATGCAACTTTCACACAGAGACGAAAAAGGAGTGTGGACACACTACCTTGGAAAGATTGCTTCAGTTTCTTTTAAAGACCAAGTACTAAAGAAGCTTTTCAAAAAGAATAACCGCTCACCTAACCCACTTGGAAAAAGACGGGCCCTTAAGGCCATTGATCTTTCTAGAAAAGCGGCCGAAAAAGTTCCAGCTTTTTTCAAAGACCTTAAGAATTACAACATCTATGGTATTGGTGGTGTACACTACTTTTCTGTTAGAAAACAAACGGGCATCAAGACAAAGACTTATCAGCAAAACGATGTTTACACGACTCTTTTAAAGAGATCAAAATTAAATGATCGCCAAATTGGTGGCCCATATGCGCAAACTGATGTTACAAACCTTGCTCTTGTCTTAGGACATATGCAAAAAATGAATATTGCTAAAGTTAAAACACTTAAAGTGAATATGGCCCACGGACTACTCTTGCATAATCAAAGCTGGTAA
- the mnmA gene encoding tRNA 2-thiouridine(34) synthase MnmA, which produces MARIHDQRKNEEITVIVGMSGGVDSSASAAVLKEQGYNVIGMFMKNWEEKDEFGVCQSSKEFADVVKVCEKLDIPYYSIDFVKEYRDNVFKHFVEEYKAGMTPNPDILCNREIKFKVFLEKAIELGADYLATGHYCQNLFLDGENRLVKGNDDNKDQTYFLYTMMKSKLDKVLFPIGHIPKPEVREIAKKYDLITHDKKDSTGICFIGERNFKNFLSQYVQMKEGNFETLAGEVVGKHTGSVYYTIGQRKGLGLGGPGEPWYVVDKDMERNVVIVERGDQHPALYCDYLYADEISLVSESFNLELPYRCKAKVRYRQKDQDCVITEFDGNKVKVEFDVPQRGVAIRQSIVFYQTIEGQEVCLGGAMIESKGPSYFEMNKELP; this is translated from the coding sequence ATGGCGAGAATACACGATCAAAGAAAAAACGAAGAAATTACTGTCATTGTTGGAATGTCTGGGGGGGTTGATTCCTCGGCCAGTGCTGCTGTTTTAAAAGAGCAGGGCTACAATGTGATTGGAATGTTTATGAAAAACTGGGAAGAAAAAGATGAGTTTGGCGTTTGCCAATCGTCTAAAGAATTCGCAGACGTCGTTAAAGTGTGCGAGAAGCTCGATATTCCCTATTATTCCATCGATTTTGTAAAAGAGTATCGCGATAATGTCTTCAAGCACTTTGTTGAAGAATACAAAGCGGGAATGACACCAAATCCCGATATTCTGTGTAACCGTGAAATCAAGTTTAAGGTCTTTTTAGAGAAGGCCATTGAGCTTGGCGCTGATTACTTAGCAACGGGACACTATTGTCAAAACCTCTTTCTCGATGGTGAAAACCGCCTAGTGAAAGGGAATGATGATAATAAAGATCAGACCTACTTTCTCTATACAATGATGAAATCTAAACTTGATAAGGTTCTCTTTCCCATTGGTCATATTCCAAAGCCAGAAGTTAGAGAAATTGCTAAAAAGTATGATCTTATCACTCATGATAAAAAAGATAGCACTGGGATTTGTTTCATTGGTGAGAGAAATTTTAAAAACTTCCTCTCTCAATATGTTCAAATGAAGGAAGGGAACTTTGAAACACTCGCTGGTGAGGTTGTAGGCAAGCACACAGGTTCTGTCTACTATACAATTGGCCAAAGAAAAGGGCTAGGCCTTGGTGGTCCTGGTGAGCCTTGGTATGTTGTTGACAAGGATATGGAGCGCAATGTGGTTATCGTTGAAAGAGGTGATCAACATCCGGCCCTTTATTGTGACTATCTCTATGCTGATGAAATCTCTCTCGTTAGTGAGAGCTTCAATTTAGAGCTTCCTTATCGCTGTAAAGCTAAGGTTCGCTATCGCCAAAAAGACCAAGATTGTGTGATTACTGAATTTGATGGCAATAAAGTTAAAGTTGAATTTGACGTACCTCAAAGAGGGGTGGCCATCAGACAGAGTATTGTTTTCTACCAGACAATTGAAGGCCAAGAGGTCTGTCTGGGTGGGGCAATGATTGAATCAAAAGGGCCTAGCTACTTTGAGATGAACAAAGAACTACCATAG